The genomic interval atgataagtataataaatataatagtacctgaaataaagacaaatatccTCCAATCTGTTTGGTTGCAGGCAATGTACTGTCTCTAAGATAGTCATATAGCACAACAAGTGCAGCCGGTCCCCATGCCCATTTACCACAACTATCCAGATCTTGAAACAGAAAGAGATATTTTGCAGATAcaagtgtaaaacttttatccGCAAGAATGGTACATCCTACCAAATGAAGTAGATATGCCCTAGCTGCACAGTCATATCTTCCTTCATGAAGTTTCTTATAAAATACCTCTTTCAACCACTCAAAACTATAGGAAGCCCCTCTATTGGTCCTAGTCTCAGTGACAGCTTCATCATATGTAACCCCCAACAACTCAACAGCAGCAGCAATTGCCAAATCTTCATTGACATTTGCGGGAGGTGTGAAAAACTCTCCAGTACACGGGATGCTCAAAAGACCCCTGACGtcgtcaagagtaatagtcatttcaccgAATGGCAGGTGAAATGAACTAGTTTCTGCGTGCCATCTCTCAGCAAAAGCAGATATCATGTTACCATTAATCATATGCAAACTACATCTTCTCAGAGGACGTAATCCagatatattaatccaatgatctatttgagcaggtaaatgatatctaatatcaataaatttgtcttgctttttgccattggaaacaactttcaaggcacgtctttcctgtttaattaaaaataacacaattaaaaatatattataatcttatactacaaataaattataatgtgtaataaaataacctatactacaaatatattataatatgtaataaaataaattatttactaacctgTCCATTCCACACATTAATTGCAATATGATGCTCATAATCTGTAAGGACAGAAAGATCATAAGGACCTCCAGGAAACATGGGTTCATCAGGCTGGTGCTGCTgaccatgttcatcatcaaaatgttgctgctgctggtcatattcatcataaaactCATGATCGTGCTGGGGCTGCTCATCATGGGGCTGATCATCCTGTTCTGCATCAAACATAAGATTTTGCTATGGCTGCTCATCCTGGGGCTGCTCGTCCTGAGGCGCATGCCTTTCCTCAtttctctttctccttttttcaacagcagctctcctatttgattgtgtaggagGCCGAACTCGCGAATAATCACCACCGTCAGATTTTCCTCCTCTGGTcctcactaacaaaattcaataaacaaaaattaaaaaaaaaaaaaaaattacacagtgtaccggaaatttcaatcctcttgaaatttccggtagttcaaaatacataccggaaatttcaatcctcttgaaattttcggtaaaaactaaattttccgaaaacttacttttccggatttttcagtgtgggggtaaagtgtttgaattttttcttattttgacttttactgttttttttagggttattttgggtattttacaacaaaaattttatGTTGGGGGGGTATAGGTTTAAATGGGGGGGTACAATAGCCAATTTTCTGAAATTTATGAAGAATGTTACAATTAAATGACTACAAGGGTCTTTCCTCCCATGCTCAATAACACATATATTGCTTTGATTCCTGAGGATGATTAATAGGGAACTATGAAGGATTGGCGACTAATTTCTTTGTGCAATGTTATGTACAAAACATTGAAAGGTTATTGCATACATATTGAATAAGTTTTTCTACAAATTCATTTCTAAAATCCAATCAACTTTTGTGGCTGAAAGGTCTATTAATGACAATGTTATGGCAACAATCGAAATTGTACATTATATGAAACTTAAAACTCATGGAAAAGTAGACGACATTGATCTTAAACTTGATATTAGCAAAGTTTATTGACCAGATTGGTTGGGAATATTTCAAAGATGCAATGTGTGTCATGAGATTTGCCGATTAATGGGTGAATTGGATTATGATTTGTGTGGAATCAATTGAGTACAACATTTTTGTAAATAACGACCAAACTATCCCTGATATCCAAGGCAAAGGTATCAAACAAGGTGACTCATTCTCTTCTCGTTTATTTTAGTGTTGAGGGTCTTACCACATTGATTAAGTCAGCAGAATAAATGGTGATTTGCATCGGGCTAAAAATTGTAGAAATGATTCGATCATAACTCGTAACACAAAGAGGTTGAACTCTTGATGCCACTTGTTACTTGCAAAATGAATTACAACAAACTCTAAAATGGAGTTGAATAGAgttataacttttaaaatagttttcaaaaaatttcaagtCAAGCAGTAGAAACTAATTTGGAAAGCGTGTTGGACTCGAGTACACATCGATATTGAAAGTCGTATTCGAAAGTTTGAGAGTATTGGAATCAATTAACACAAAAACAATGATAATTTACATAAGAAAAATAGTATTTGATTGAATGTTTTAAAGGCCTTTTGAATTCAATCAAATTTATGAAGATCTCTAAAACACTTAGTGAAGTCAATATTGATAGAAATACATAGAAATTAGAATTTTTCAGTATGAATCAAATCTAAGATGTTGAGATCAATGTAAACCATAATTTCCACTCAACAATTGAAATCAAGATAtgattcaaaaacaaaattttctaagATCACAATCTTTCTATCACTTACAACACAAACATAAAATTTGTTAGTAAACacttatatgaattaaattaataataattaaactacAAAAGTTGAAAAGAGTAAGGGANNNNNNNNNNNNNNNNNNNNNNNNNNNNNNNNNNNNNNNNNNNNNNNNNNNNNNNNNNNNNNNNNNNNNNNNNNNNNNNNNNNNNNNNNNNNNNNNNNNNNNNNNNNNNNNNNNNNNNNNNNNNNNNNNNNNNNNNNNNNNGGAAAGAGAAAATCAGACGATAATTTCTATTGGTTCATATACTTCATCCTCTCTTGTAGTGTGCGTCCAGTGCTCATTCAAAGAATGatagttttctttttaatttttgatttcaaacTTTTACAAGATCCTTCGACAATTGTTACAATTACATGTACACCAATCCCATCTTCTAAACATTCATAAACAGGATTCTTAAAACAATTCTCTAAAGTAAGTTGAACCATATCTTCAAGAAAAAGATCTCACTTTTAATCTTGCAAGATAGAACCTGGAGACACCTTCCTTGAACCCTAAAGATGTACCCTCTTTAGTTCTTCAACATGACATCTACCGATATCCCCTTAATAATCTGCGTCTAAAATAgacactttaaaaaaataatattctcttGATGTTGTTTCTCACACCAAATCTCAATTGCAAACGCGACTTGAACAAGAAAGAGTTTTCCATCTATGTTATGATCTTGAAAGTATGAAATTTTTGGAATGAGTGAAAATATGCTTAGGTTCTAAGATGTCTTGAAATGCTTATATATGATGCATGAAAAAGATTGGTCAAAGTAAAATATGTTCCAACTTAAATATCAACTTTGTAACTGTCACATCTATCAAAATATCAAGTATGTAGGTCTTGTAAGTCGATTGACGAGGTTGTGAGTCCACTTACACGAGTgttgaaaacaatttttataaCCTACAATAGGTGTGAGGTGTTTCACACTTGGGTAAGTTGGCTCACAAATCTTTCGATTTTGTGGCAAGTCAATGTAGCTATCCTATGAATCAATTCACAATACTAAGATAACAAAAATTGTTTAATGTTTGGAAGTCAATTCATATGACAATAAGtcgatttacaaatataaaaatcacttagaattttttttcaatgcaTTTCAAAGTGTGAGAATGCAATGTGAACATGCAACAAAATTTATGCATTCTAAAAACAACATGCAACAAAACGTATGCATGctaaaatattctttttcatTAACTGTTTCTAATTCAAATAGAATTTGCAAGTAATTGAGAATGAGAATCAACAAAAACATACACATCAACTAATCTAGACTAAACTAGTCTTGACATCAATCAAAATATTAAGTCGAAACGAATTTTGAGGCCCTtacaaaaaaaaagtgaatttgaTTATCTATgtgcttttttattttgtgtgtgAAAATATACAGAAAATTATCATAACTAATATATAATTCACTATTTAAATCATAAATGAGACATATGTATGTAGGGGTGGAAATaggccagactttgaaaggcctgagtctgacccacgatttattttttaggtctAAGCCTGGcatacggcctatcataggctttttttacGGCCTGAcctgacatttttaaaagtctggcctggcctggaagcctatttaaaataattttaaaaaaatataaaacaaacatcctttaaaccctaaaaaataattttttgtgtcaaataatagattttttttttctgaaacaaacacactcattattaccttttaaacaaatatggaaaaCTACTGAGTGATTGGCTACTTGAACAGCTACCAAACAtgaaatgactaccaaatatggaatgttaccgaatatggaacaactactgaatatggaatgcttacagagtaattgcttaattgatagaatttaaaataggaaataatattatcaatataataataataataaataataaaatatatataggtcggtctgtcaggcctaataggcttttttataagcctgagcctgacctatttaaataaatacactTTAAAAATGGCCTaagcctagcctttttattaaataggccaggccaagccagaccataagtaggtcaggccataggcccctgacggacggcctagcctattcccatccctataTGTATGTTACTAATCAATTAGATAAAATATCATCATTCATGAATCAATTAGTTAAGAGAAAAATGTTTAtttgttgtgcgcctgaagcgcgccagctgcgcctgaggcgcatttccagcCTTTCAACACTGTCTAGGCGCGCCCGGAGCGCAAATCCTGCGCCTGAGGCCCGCGATGTGCATCTGCAttcataaaaacacaatttttcactatttagggatcttttttactcttgggaagttgggagacttgagtcctaacatagaaactcaaagatgatcgtttctaacatcattggagcagttttatcaagaatcacttatgaatctttcttgtaattattctctaatctctatcttttttatttctgtcatgagtaactaaactctatttgttagggttgagtgtaacaagatgaaacatttatttttctaatttgatttctagttatatgaatgagtttattgaattatttttctcatctctgtgcttaatgctttttattgcttgatcaacattaaaatgttctacgattcgtattttgaaatggaagtggactttacgaatatttgggatgagaaattcatgaatttgtagtctagggatagatgcaggtcatgaaaccaattaaattagttgcaaagcaataatttacaagagaatttctatatggtaatgcttaattctaatcttaaatctactaaggaattaggggttactttggaattaaaggttctgtcactaagacattagggcaagaataataaagagaattcggtaataattcaataaaggaatttagtaactaggatcaaattagacaccaaagttggattcaaagtgaaactcatccctgacatttttctcattataaaggatcaattttattatgttgttaatttcaaatattatttcaaccaACTtaagaactttttgttcaattttagtaattaaatataattccatagtaaaatgcaatccttgagttcgatattcggtactaccgttttattattacttgcaatgattcaatACATTTGCTGAAACGCCACTACGCGTCCCCCATAGAGAGTTTAATGCAAAAAAAGGATAATATATAATactatctttttacttttataaaaaaaaaaatagagatactattttaagtgtattaatagtagaaatttatatattaactttattatacatctattttaataataaatttgattttctcGTGCAATGTAAACACAATAATGAGTtaaaagtttttcttttaatttattttaaaaaagcaGTAGAGTTTTGGCTATTTGtttcaatattatattagaCCAAAGGAAAcatcagaagaagaaaaaaaaatacttatatggaatttatttattttttaaagtttttatgCGACTCGACATGCCAACTTACTCTGCCTTGTCACTGACTTGAATTAAAGAGAACAAACCAACTTAGATAATACTAAAATTCAAAACATCAATACATCAACCTAAAATAACGGGTTAAATAAATCGACCCACCACATTCGACCTTGTTTTACCATATTGctacttaatatttttgttttaggtgtaacatatttttatcatgtactaatagaattatttttttatacagcaaaaatttaatattttttattagttacaaaactgatcacaaatattattttattaaagatggTAATTACTGATTAATTcctcatatttaaaattagtgtcatttaatttttttgaaacacattaaaaaatctataaaatagttattttgataaattattcttactaaccattagtttattttttaatttatctttattaactatttttttaaaatataatcaatattttaaaattaatggaCATAGTAATTGTTAGAaagtacaattgaaaaaaataaaatataatataagcaTCAGTAAAAACTCATTTATACTAATGGTCAATTAGaaccatttattttaatatgtcaTTATATCTTAGTTAAAAGTGGGAAAAAAAGAGAGGACATAAGTGATTTCATCAAATAATAACCCAAAGATGAactttatctaaaaaaaaattagagaataGACGACAAAGGCAAGGGAAACTGTAAGAAGAAGAAATCTTAATCGAGATCGCAAAATACGCCAACATCGTAACAACATATTGGAgtaaagtaataaataaattgtttcacTTCGATTCAAGTCTCAGGTAAAACATTCACAAAACCCTCTTTCGCTTCTTCCTTCATTTTGTTCccaaatactattatttttttcttcacttgTTTAACAAAATCATGAAGGCttctttaaatttgatttatatttttttaatcaaccaAAATGGAACACGACTATCATCAAACCCATTTTGTCTGACtgttaattttgattttctgTTTTTGTGATATCTATTGTTGTTATTTAGTCTTATTCAATTCAGTTGTTTTAACAAGAAAATGGGAGGTTTGAATTTTCGTTGAAATGTATTTGGGATTAACAATGGAAAAGCTAAGAAGAGAATCTAAGGGCCTGTTTATTAGCTAACAACATTTTTCAGTTTTGATTTACCGAAATTTGTGACCgttttaaattgttaataaaGAGTTATGTAGCACCGACACTTCTAATCAAAGACGTGTCTCGTGTTCGACACGGTTTCTAACACCGACACATTACGacacattcaattaattcattttatcaaattattactaGTGTCAATGTGATGCTCGTGTCAGTATCCATGCTTCATAGATAAGAAGATGGATGGTTCATGTAAAGAAAAATTGTGATGGAGAGGAGATAAAAGGAAAGTTATGAAGAATGCATTTCCAGAAACAATAAAAACCATtgttttgacattttcaaaatttcagaaaatGTTGGATATTTTTGACAGTTTGTAAAAGAAAATGGTTATATCAGATTTATATtctcttatatttattagttgaaatgaaaataataacagGTAACATGAGAAGTAAATAGATCCCAACAATCAAGATGTGAAATTTGAGCTTTATGGGATAAAAAATATCatcatatgaattttttatttgctagggaattatcaattttaagaaTTGGTAGGTTTAGCCAAGAGAAGTTAAAAAGCAGAAAAGATTTCTGCACAAGCACAAcagttttttctttaataagaTTTCTGCTGTAGAACTCTTCCATGCATATAGGCAATTGGAATAATGCTATGATACACCAACCAGTTTTAGACATGCTATAATTTTGACAAGTTTTTTTTAGTGTTTTCTAAAGTAACATGTATTTTATGGTTTGTTAATCTTTATGCTGCAGGTGGTGTTTGAGGTGTTAATAACTAGAATTTGTGACAATGGTTTTGATAAGCGGGAATAACAAAAGGTAACaatgtttttttgttattgCTTATCTCCTAATAGTTTAGTAGACTATATTAATGTTCTTTTATTATAGAACGTGTGTTAGGACATATGACTTTGATATATTATACATCCAGACCGAGTTATGAAATGTGTATGTGTAACTCTTAAAACCTGAAgccctttattttttatttctcttacTAGTACTATGTTTTTGTATAGTAGATATTTTTGGTGAATGTTAGATTTGCCAACAGAATTTGGAGTACTTTTTCATATGTTGTGAGGGAAATTTTGTGTGGAGTATAGAAGCTAAGCTTTTCTCTAATGATGTGAAAGTTATTTTGTAATTTGATGTCTATTGCCCTGCGATTGGAGAATAATTCTAAAATTTCAAGGACGACTTGTCGGGGTTTCCTCTTCAATTCAATGGGTTGAAGTGTTCTTATTGGCTTCTTTATGGTTCTCAGATATAATGATGGTTATTTTGTAGGAATATCTTTGTTGGATAAGCAGTGAGGTTGGAAAGCTTTGCTTACCTAATGTGCTTATTTGTGTCCTTTTTCTAGTTGAAATGTTatgcttttctttttttcattgtttctactttctgttttatttttttgttgtgaatttgttgaaaataaaaagtataaatgtGAAATACTTTCGCCATATTCTGCCATCCGTCATTGACAACAGTGCAGAAGGGGAGTGATTAAACCAACTAGGCATTTTCTGGTTGTTGTTGGACAGAGAAACCTTTTTCTTTGAGGAACTCAGGCTCTGGTGATTTGCTATAAGAGCTTGGGCTAATTCTCTgtttttgaatttcaataataaaaacttCCCTGAGTACATCACATTATTGATGTTGATCTTTGAATCCAAAGAAGTATTgccaatatttcaaaactaaaaaaattaattatcccAGTGGCATAAATATATTAGAACTTGGTACTAGCAGTCTATTCAACTCTGTGGAAGCATCCAGTTGTATAGAACATAGTCAATAGGTTTAGACATTATTgtattaatatgattttattatttgtgaTTTCTGTGCATCTAAATCAAACCACACTCACCTCTATTTCTAATAGCACTGTACAATAACTGCTAATTGATATTGTTTgctaattctaataataaatataataatttgattcTAACACTctccctcaagctaaagcttactaagctttaATCTTGTTACAACGAATGGAAgtaatatagagaaaatagaaaCAACAGGGCTCTAGCCGCTGCTGCAAAGTTGTAGCGCGGCCGAAGGTGACTGTAGAGGAGATGGTTGGGTCTGCCGGAGGATTCCGAAGGTGGCTGATAGGATACCTAGTAGAGCCGAGGATGTGTTAGTGGGCTAAGTAATGAGAGGCCCATTATTCGGAGGGTGTATGAGCCTAGGAAAAAGGAAGGGACTAATGGGGTTGCCTAGCTTGCTGTTAGGTAGTAGTGGAAGGAATATATGTAGGAGGTAACAATATGGAATGAttagtttttcttttagatTGATGAGTATGACTATGAGGCAGAGGGAGAGAATATCTTTCCTCTGAGGAGCATAGTGCTCTGGTTTATCCAAAATAGTGATTTCAGTGCTATTTTGATTTCTTCGTTAATACAAGTCCCTTCTTCTCTATTTTACTGTTTCATTACTTCTATGCTCTATCAGTGTCTGTGGTGGTTGTTGGGAATGTGTCTCATCATAGAAGGCGCAGATGGTTGAATCACAGCTAGATGCAGAGAGAAATGCACTGATGGATCAGCAGGATGGATATGTAGACTGGCTACGAGCTAATAAGAGGTCACAGTGGCTAACTAAGGAAACAAATGCAAAACGGTACTTGAAGTGATCTGAGCAAATGTGGGGCAGTCGTATGTGGTCGGTTGGGGCTGGTTGTGGTTAGGCTCGGACCGGCGGAAGATGGCAAGTACTGCCCCGTGAAAATTGGTCAGAGAAGTTGTTGGATATACTGCCAAGCACGGAGGAGATGCCCGGAATAATCCAATAATGCAGTGCACTTTATCGGAGCGTGCAACAGCGTATGAGTCTAAAACTTCGGCATTAGATCGATTGGAAGGAGCTGCTGCTTATCACAGGTATTTCGTCAGAAAAATCACTGGAAAAGTTTTTCCAGCAGCTACTGTACTGATGGTGGCTGAGGCGATCAGGACTGATGTGGACGGAAAATAGGCTATCGGAAACAGAACACAGAATGTTTAGAAGGCTCTCATAGGAATGAGAAGCAGAAGCGTCGAGAAAATATGCAAAAATTCTGAAAGACTTTTACGGTGGCAACAGGCGGCAGCTGTGATGAACTTCACAGATCACATAATCAAAACATTCTCAGATACcatataaaatttgtaatttttgtgtCTTAATAAGACTACATTTACCTCTATTTCTAACATGTTCAATAAATGTTAATTGATATggttttgttaattataatcttaataaCGAATAATAGGATTTGATTTAAACAACAATAagttatcaatttttaattttttaatctgaTGTTTAACTACAGGGTTGAACAACAAGCAAATGATGAGAGAACCAAAGCACAAGGTGTTACAGTGAACCACAATTCACATCAGCAAGGAAATAAAAGCGTCGAAATTGGACGTACCCAGAATTTGCCCAACACAGTGTTGGCCAAAGGAACAACAACGACGGATGAATTTAAATACGGGTTTCCATCCGAAAGCTTATCGACcacttcaaataaatggtgGGGATGTAGTGATCGCAATGATCGTGTCGACACCAACCCAGATGAAACCAAGAGTCAACCCGAAGAAAGCGGAGGAGAAGCTGTAAAGATGGAATGCGAAACTGAAAAAACCGAAAACAGTGAAGAAACTCCTGAAGGTTCATCTGTGTTGAGAACTGTGAGGAAAAGAGCTGTAGAAGAAGGAAGAGAAGCATTTAAATTAGGCGTTTTTCGAGGCTATGGTGTAAACAAGCTAGGCAAAAGGGAGAAAATATTGCTCCACCAAATATTTGGATCTTCATTGCCAAAGTCATGGATACAACATACATGACTTGGAGTTTAGAGTCAGTATCATTTCTGCTTGTTGTATTGGTTACTTAAGCAACAACTTCATGGGACAGTAtcttcttttttgtgaatgatGTAGTTTTTATCTCTGGTATTTTCTCTGGGATGGTGTTTGGAACTAATGGCATGTGGAACTTTTGGTCTTGAACTTCCTAATATCTTCATTAAGAGGTTGATGATACTGCACTGCAATAACAATAACAAGAGGACAAATTAAATAAGACTAAATCAAGATTATTTACATACGGTTAGTTTAATTATTAACAATGGAGTgtcaaagaaaatattattaatcaaCGATGGACacttttcctttattttttattgtttatcattttgaatatttaatcaaaatcatgTCATTGCTTTTCTCTCgaactttaaattatattatgtgaaaactaattttaaaattttctggaATCATCAACCATTAGATTATAATCACATTTTGACTGGTTGACTAAATTAATTTAAGGCTCGTTTGGGGTAAGTGTGAGtttttggttttgaaaatcaattttaaaattaaaatttattcatgTAAAATGAAATTGAATAAGTATTTcttatgtaaatatttatatataaattatttctataattaaaaaataatgcgGTTaacttgttttcattttttgcCAAAATGTGGTTAAAGTATTTCATTAGCAATAATCATTTGAATATATGTTGAAATACCATTAAAGAGGGGGAAATTAGTAAAAGATGAGTCCAATTTAATTAGTCAAAGCATTTgcttttcttttaataaactcAACACCAAAGTTTGTTAAAATACAAGAGAAAAAATAACTACGATGCATAAGAATAGAAACAAAATCCAAGATATTTCCTTGTGATAGagttaaaactatttattttcatataaattgtaaattgttataaattattatgaaaatttatggaaataaattaaaataatttcttaacatgtcaaataatttttagaagttCTCTCAAACACTTGCACAAATAATTTGTTTACTTACTAAAATAAGTTccaatttcttaaaaaaaagtcTAATCATAAATTAGCTCTTCAAAATGCAACTCAATCAAACTTCTAGGTCTAGAGAATGATTTTGCTTTTCAAGTAGAGGGAATGCAGAATATAGCCCATCATTCTACCCTTTTCTATGATAAGATAAGATGTAAAGCAGTGTAATAGGCTTTCAAGTTGGGTTTAGGTCAAGAAAAAATGTGTAGGTTCACACTGTTTTTCCACAAGCACTTTAGAACAAGAATATTTGAATGAGGAATTTAAGCATCTTTAACATATTATTgattcatttactttaaaaataatgtaattttctttaaaaaatgaaagttaacaaaatgatttctttttgaaaatgaactaatatttaaagaaaaatcattttcacattattattatttgaactGCATTTCCATCTATGAGTAAAAGAAGTTTATGGCTTTCTTGAGTAAAATTAACTTATAAAGGATAATTATCGTTTATAGCTTATAGTTATTAAGTTAATTGAAgtgttttgtaaaattaattacttaattagattaaaatataaaataaaaataaaaatttttaattaaaaataaattttatcaattaatgattaaaatattttaaaagtagtagtttcaattttctttttattaatttaaaacttatcaatttgatatatttttttgttaatttatcaattttaatgaatccgatatattttatttattattctggtttatttattttaaattaaataaataaataaattatttactttaaaatattaattattttaaatttttataaataatttaaaattataataaataaattttttaaaatttaaacttataattatttataaattatttaacattatttattttaaattataataaataaattatataaaaaaaatttaatgacaaTAATAaagatacaattaaaaaataataaactataaAGTCGGCTTTACCGAATAAAGCAACGAAGATTTAAGACACAAGCTAATGATTTTTATGCCAAACTATGATCAATGGAATGCCATCCCTTATAGGAGGTAGGTTCCAAGTAACAAGGCGCATATGATAGAGCTAAATAGAGCTAAGGACCAAGTTGCAAGGAACTTTGAAGACCTAAAGCATAGATGCATGCTCTCATTTGTCCACCTTCCTCAATTGATTGTGTAATTTTCTGTAAAGGAGAATAAATAAGTTGATTAAGAATATTCCAAATAACAACCAAGGTACTTTGAAGATCccattttatatttaactagTTTAGGACCCGTGCATTCGCACGGGTTTGTGCGTGGtggattattttattaatagattaATTAGAGAAATTAAagtatattttagtt from Cicer arietinum cultivar CDC Frontier isolate Library 1 chromosome 5, Cicar.CDCFrontier_v2.0, whole genome shotgun sequence carries:
- the LOC101501187 gene encoding uncharacterized protein encodes the protein MVLISGNNKRVEQQANDERTKAQGVTVNHNSHQQGNKSVEIGRTQNLPNTVLAKGTTTTDEFKYGFPSESLSTTSNKWWGCSDRNDRVDTNPDETKSQPEESGGEAVKMECETEKTENSEETPEGSSVLRTVRKRAVEEGREAFKLGVFRGYGVNKLGKREKILLHQIFGSSLPKSWIQHT